In one Paracoccus everestensis genomic region, the following are encoded:
- a CDS encoding CHRD domain-containing protein translates to MKAKTWVLAALLCGLTAVPGAAATLTFVTSLKGSSEAPPNDSPATGSGKVTIDTVAATMAVAFEFDGLVGTLIAAHIHGPTAEPRTGTAGVMTQIPTFPGTPLGVTSGSYSNIFDMTDIASYNPAFLSAQGGSALSGFDALIASITGGRAYLNLHSTEYPGGEIRGFLAPVPLPGAVWLMLAGVAALVAAGRRKMG, encoded by the coding sequence ATGAAAGCCAAGACATGGGTGCTTGCCGCGCTGCTCTGCGGCTTGACTGCCGTTCCCGGGGCCGCGGCAACGCTGACCTTCGTAACGAGCCTTAAGGGGTCAAGTGAGGCGCCGCCAAACGACTCGCCTGCAACGGGTTCAGGCAAGGTGACGATTGATACGGTCGCCGCGACTATGGCGGTCGCATTCGAGTTTGACGGACTGGTCGGTACGCTAATCGCCGCGCATATCCACGGTCCGACTGCGGAGCCGCGTACGGGGACCGCGGGGGTGATGACGCAGATTCCGACCTTTCCGGGCACTCCGTTGGGGGTGACGAGCGGCAGCTACAGCAACATCTTTGACATGACTGATATCGCGAGCTACAACCCAGCCTTCCTGTCAGCGCAGGGTGGTTCAGCGCTATCGGGCTTCGATGCGCTGATCGCGTCCATCACCGGCGGTAGAGCCTATCTCAACCTCCATTCGACCGAATATCCGGGCGGCGAGATTCGCGGCTTCTTGGCGCCAGTCCCGCTGCCGGGGGCAGTCTGGCTGATGCTGGCGGGCGTCGCGGCGCTTGTAGCGGCGGGGCGGCGGAAGATGGGTTGA